A single genomic interval of bacterium harbors:
- a CDS encoding 4Fe-4S dicluster domain-containing protein yields MVQFYLEDERIPAFVSHLMGQRPVVAPQKRGARSVAFAPVTDPDRVVLDYARTTQSIRKFFLPPREELLTFDLAENSYELTPVAPCDTIFLGVHSYDVAAVGRLDYNFSVGSPERNYLTRRRGAVFIGVSFEPDRHHFSGSVGIRPQDGTGCDIFLDRLFDGYVLEVLTETGEALVAGFPLLPHEAGHARPAPFHQHIFVPQSRLSEVMEASYDNPVWGESADRCVGCGSCNLVCPTCYCFNVEEAVDLTVTHGHRERHWDGCMLRRFTEVAGGEVFRESLASRQRHRVFRKFKYISDTTGQPWCVGCGRCTAACPAGISIVAMVNRLISDHEQNVTVAPV; encoded by the coding sequence ATGGTCCAGTTCTATCTCGAGGACGAACGCATTCCGGCGTTCGTCTCCCATCTCATGGGGCAGCGCCCGGTGGTGGCGCCCCAGAAGCGCGGGGCGCGCTCGGTCGCCTTCGCGCCGGTGACCGATCCGGACCGGGTGGTGCTCGACTACGCCCGCACGACCCAGTCGATCCGGAAGTTCTTCCTGCCCCCGCGGGAGGAGCTGCTCACCTTCGATCTGGCGGAGAACTCCTACGAACTGACGCCGGTGGCGCCGTGCGACACCATCTTCCTCGGTGTGCACAGCTACGACGTCGCCGCCGTGGGACGCCTCGACTACAACTTCTCGGTGGGCAGCCCGGAGCGGAACTACCTGACGCGCCGGCGCGGGGCGGTCTTCATCGGCGTGAGCTTCGAGCCCGATCGCCACCACTTCTCCGGATCGGTCGGCATCCGGCCCCAGGACGGCACGGGCTGCGACATCTTCCTCGACCGCCTGTTCGACGGCTACGTGCTCGAGGTCCTGACCGAGACGGGCGAGGCGCTCGTCGCGGGCTTTCCGCTGCTGCCCCACGAGGCGGGCCATGCGCGTCCGGCGCCGTTCCACCAGCACATCTTCGTGCCCCAGTCGCGCCTGTCCGAGGTGATGGAAGCGAGCTACGACAACCCGGTGTGGGGCGAGTCGGCCGACCGCTGCGTCGGGTGCGGTTCCTGCAACCTCGTCTGCCCCACCTGCTACTGCTTCAACGTCGAGGAGGCCGTCGACCTGACCGTCACGCACGGGCACCGGGAACGGCACTGGGACGGCTGCATGCTGCGGCGCTTCACCGAGGTGGCCGGGGGCGAGGTGTTCCGGGAGTCCCTCGCGTCGCGCCAGCGGCACCGCGTCTTCCGCAAGTTCAAGTACATCAGCGACACCACCGGGCAGCCGTGGTGCGTCGGCTGCGGCCGGTGCACGGCGGCGTGTCCGGCCGGGATCAGCATCGTGGCCATGGTCAACCGCCTGATCAGCGACCACGAGCAGAACGTCACCGTGGCGCCGGTCTGA
- a CDS encoding FAD/NAD(P)-binding protein — protein MNLNELLPAVEPEELYAPVMAEITGIRRLTAHEVFYRLELPGGADLGHQPGQFVEVSIFGVGEAPFSVSSAPTLKGAFELGVRKAGMLTDVMTRLQPGAKVGIRGPFGRGVDLERFLGRDVLVVAGGIGLVPMRSLINTVRDRRDEFGRLIICYGSRTDADLLFRDEIAAWEADPDIEFHVTVDRGGEAWRGRTGVITTLIPGLELDLARTVCCVCGPPVMYRFVLLALRSKGLKDDQIWMSLERRMKCGVGKCGHCQINASYVCQDGPVYPYTELANLQEAL, from the coding sequence ATGAACCTGAACGAGTTGCTGCCCGCCGTCGAACCGGAGGAGCTCTACGCGCCGGTGATGGCCGAGATCACCGGCATCCGGCGGCTGACGGCCCACGAGGTCTTCTACCGCCTCGAGCTGCCGGGGGGCGCGGACCTGGGCCACCAGCCCGGCCAGTTCGTCGAGGTGTCGATCTTCGGCGTGGGCGAGGCGCCGTTCTCGGTCTCGTCGGCGCCCACCCTGAAGGGCGCCTTCGAACTGGGCGTGCGCAAGGCCGGCATGCTCACCGACGTCATGACCCGGCTGCAGCCCGGGGCGAAGGTGGGCATCCGCGGTCCGTTCGGCCGCGGCGTCGACCTCGAACGCTTCCTCGGCCGGGACGTGCTCGTCGTGGCCGGGGGCATCGGCCTGGTGCCCATGCGCTCGCTCATCAACACGGTGCGCGATCGCCGGGACGAGTTCGGGCGGCTGATCATCTGCTACGGCAGCCGCACGGACGCCGACCTGCTCTTCCGCGACGAGATCGCCGCCTGGGAGGCCGATCCGGACATCGAGTTCCACGTGACGGTCGACCGGGGCGGCGAGGCCTGGCGGGGCCGCACCGGCGTGATCACCACCCTGATTCCCGGTCTCGAGCTCGACCTGGCCCGCACCGTGTGCTGCGTGTGCGGCCCGCCCGTCATGTACCGCTTCGTGCTGCTCGCCCTGCGCTCGAAGGGGCTGAAGGACGACCAGATCTGGATGTCCCTCGAGCGGCGCATGAAGTGCGGCGTGGGCAAGTGCGGCCACTGCCAGATCAACGCCTCGTACGTGTGCCAGGACGGCCCCGTGTACCCGTACACCGAGCTGGCGAACCTGCAGGAGGCCCTGTGA
- a CDS encoding NADH:ubiquinone oxidoreductase — translation MSDTGAARAKPRVGIFDFTGCEGCELNQLNFEDQLLDILAHVDIVEWREAMDGRAPEYDIAFVEGSLSTPDCIRRINDIRRRTKVLVALGACAVQGGINGLKNTRPADEVRGEVYGDDRYLFPSLPALAVEDVVKVDYRVRGCPMTQLEFLKVFTSLVMGKIPVEPDHAVCVECKLKENECVYERGMICLGPVTRAGCDAHCPSVGQYCTGCRGLVPDPNLAGMREILVAHGLSTDEAWKRLQLYNANEMQGVK, via the coding sequence ATGAGCGACACCGGAGCCGCGCGGGCGAAGCCGCGCGTGGGCATCTTCGACTTCACCGGCTGCGAGGGGTGCGAGCTCAACCAGCTCAACTTCGAGGACCAGCTTCTGGACATCCTGGCCCACGTGGACATCGTCGAGTGGCGCGAGGCCATGGACGGGCGGGCGCCCGAGTACGACATCGCCTTCGTCGAGGGCTCGCTCTCGACGCCGGACTGCATCCGGCGCATCAACGACATCCGGCGGCGCACGAAGGTGCTCGTGGCGCTCGGGGCCTGCGCGGTGCAGGGCGGCATCAACGGGCTGAAGAACACGCGCCCGGCCGACGAGGTGCGGGGCGAGGTGTACGGCGACGACCGCTACCTCTTTCCCAGCCTGCCCGCCCTCGCCGTCGAGGACGTGGTGAAGGTCGACTACCGGGTGCGGGGCTGCCCCATGACGCAGCTCGAGTTCCTGAAGGTCTTCACCTCGCTGGTGATGGGCAAGATCCCGGTCGAGCCCGACCACGCCGTGTGCGTGGAGTGCAAGCTGAAGGAGAACGAGTGCGTGTACGAGCGCGGGATGATCTGTCTCGGGCCCGTCACGCGCGCCGGCTGCGACGCCCATTGCCCGTCGGTGGGCCAGTACTGCACGGGCTGCCGGGGTCTCGTCCCGGACCCGAACCTGGCCGGGATGCGGGAGATCCTCGTGGCCCACGGCCTGAGCACCGACGAGGCCTGGAAGCGTCTGCAGCTGTACAACGCCAACGAGATGCAGGGGGTGAAGTGA